In one Fusarium keratoplasticum isolate Fu6.1 chromosome 5, whole genome shotgun sequence genomic region, the following are encoded:
- a CDS encoding Na-H-Exchanger domain-containing protein encodes MPVLNLSELNIVLGVLGAFTVLYGILSVKIKQAWYLGEALPAVVVGIILGPLAAKFLDSERWGSAEAGQTNAITLGVARVMIGVQLVIAGYQLPAKYNWVRRKEMALCLLPIMTMMWLCTSACVLATVPKLTFLAALVIGSCVTCTDPILSQAIAKGPFADKYVARPLREIISSEAGANDGFGFPFLMLATYLIRHADIDGAGTENHGHEARSEAVGRLGGGPGEAIKQWVIETWLYIVLMSVAYGIVVGFAACKGIRFALKRKLVDSESYVLFPAALGLFLVGTCGAIGTDDLLACFVAGSALNWDGHFLEETIQRHDEVNSCIDVLLNFGGFMYIGTIIPWSEFHDPDGTGLTYPRLIALGFLVLVLRRIPAIMIMYKVMPAVCQNWKDALFMGYFGPIGAGAVFYVEHARHQFPHLGEGDEEESNLVKAMGPTVYWLVFFSIVVHGLSIPALSIFYHYMGVQPIQDENDVVEVRRASLQIPGPVNSVQMDENVFLTYNSFSVPVRSEGLPLEEDRQREDMQNTELTDGAQERNEDEKEKRRRRRTIRYMV; translated from the exons ATGCCTGTCCTCAACTTGAGTGAGCTCAACATTGTGCTTGGCGTTCTTG GCGCCTTCACAGTCTTGTATGGCATCTTATCCGTCAAAATCAAGCAGGCATGGTATCTTGGCGAAGCTC TCCCTGCCGTCGTTGTGGGCATCATTCTGGGCCCGCTTGCCGCCAAATTCCTCGATAGCGAACGATGGGGTTCTGCCGAGGCCGGGCAGACCAATGCTATAACGCTG GGCGTCGCACGCGTCATGATCGGCGTGCAGCTAGTTATTGCGGGCTACCAGCTGCCTGCCAAGTACAACTGGGTGCGCCGCAAGGAGATGGCCCTGTGCCTGTTACCCATCATGACAATGATGTGGCTATGCACATCGGCATGTGTACTTGCGACGGTCCCTAAACTTACCTTCCTTGCAGCCCTCGTCATTGGAAGCTGCGTAACCTGCACCGATCCCATCCTTTCACAGGCTATCGCCAAGGGGCCATTTGCGGATAAATATGTTGCCCGCCCCCTGAGGGAGATTATCTCGTCAGAGGCGGGAGCCAATGACGGCTTTGGATTTCCCTTCCTCATGTTGGCTACGTACCTCATCCGCCATGCTGATATCGACGGTGCTGGCACCGAGAACCATGGACATGAGGCACGGTCCGAGGCTGTTGGTCGGCTCGGGGGGGGCCCTGGGGAGGCCATCAAGCAGTGGGTTATCGAGACCTGGCTGTACATTGTCCTCATGTCGGTTGCCTACGGCATTGTCGTGGGATTCGCGGCCTGCAAGGGCATTCGCTTTGCGCTGAAGCG AAAACTTGTCGACAGCGAGTCGTACGTCCTTTTCCCAGCAGCACTCGGGCTCTTTCTTGTTGGCACCTGTGGTGCCATAGGCACAGACGACTTACTAGCCTGTTTCGTCGCTGGCAGCGCACTCAACTGGGACGGTCACTTCCTCGAGGAGACGATCCAGCGGCACGACGAGGTCAACTCGTGTATCGACGTGCTCCTCAATTTCGGTGGGTTTATGTATATCGGTACCATCATCCCTTGGTCAGAGTTCCATGATCCAGATGGCACAGGCCTGACCTACCCCCGGCTTATtgctcttggcttccttgtccttgttctccGTCGAATCCCAGCCATTATGATCATGTACAAGGTCATGCCGGCAGTCTGTCAGAATTGGAAAGACGCGCTCTTTATGGGCTACTTCGGTCCTATCGGTGCCGGCGCTGTCTTCTATGTCGAGCATGCAAGGCACCAATTTCCCCATCTTGGGgaaggcgacgaggaggaaagcaatctcgtcaaggccatgggtCCCACCGTTTACTGGctggtcttcttctcaattGTGGTCCATGGGCTTTCCATCCCAGCTTTAAGCATCTTCTACCATTACATGGGCGTACAGCCAATCCAGGATGAGAATGACGTTGTGGAGGTCCGGAGAGCCTCACTGCAGATCCCAGGACCCGTTAACTCGGTGCAGATGGACGAGAACGTCTTCCTTACCTATAATAGTTTTAGTGTCCCAGTACGCAGTGAGGGATTGCCGCTGGAAGAGGATAGACAGCGTGAAGATATGCAGAATACAGAGTTGACGGATGGCGCTCAGGAGCGTAACGAGGAcgaaaaggagaagagaaggcGGAGAAGGACAATTCGGTACATGGTCTAG
- a CDS encoding HMA domain-containing protein — protein MSTLGSLGILLSLMQGISRGCTDNQAGTYRFYHPALDSIPILSTCVLGSRLLKTILTQRSLDFGSPLVNLIPTTVTVCRDASGEDPIAEPIDMVSPGDFVVVFQGQHIPADGVVVSSDPVLITEAWLNGSNLPRTVRLGDAVFAGCRVEHGTLVLAVESCDLSTRLGAMLESVVSGELKPQESRIDRATKYFTTAIIVFAAAVCTAQGYSLPEGNLTEMLGRASGIMLAACPCALSLSVPTCKLLATVRASKAGIRLVTSYSRFKDVASVRTLLFDKTGTLTHGDLRVRYVSLAPYPSLQSALIWRAIWELEKDVQHPVAHAIVRESLRQMDSLGAPPPTETTPFALVSEVLHELGRGVQGNVTSSISSSKWHLAIGSRKFIETLGVQVDFASIPADLRCAVTTPVVVAINGTQVGVLVFEDVVRSEAIPVIKELKKMGINIGMITGDNAASATAVSRQVGIDADMVFANSLPQDKAKVVARFRRHGPVLVVGDNLNDLPCFVSASFSVCVSDREMAFGDFDAADATLTPFTTGNRKSGPEFLRHIPFLIYLSRRTARVVSQNMWWAAAYNGLSLLWASGIISSTKPLSSVWFSLGMGFSSAVVLLNSSRIGRESNALAFSE, from the exons ATGTCGACACTTGGCTCGCTTGGTATCCTGCTCTCACTGATGCAGGGGATTTCTCGGGGCTGCACGGATAATCAGGCTGGCACCTATCGTTTTTACCATCCTGCCTTGGATTCTATTCCGATCCTGTCTACTTGCGTACTGGGCAGTCGGCTACTCAAGACTATCTTGACTCAGCGTAGCCTCGACTTCGGTTCGCCCTTAGTGAACCTGATTCCAACTACGGTAACAGTCTGCCGTGATGCTAGCGGGGAGGATCCCATTGCGGAACCCATCGACATGGTCTCACCCGGTGATTTTGTTGTCGTCTTCCAGGGACAGCACATACCTGCCGATGGCGTTGTGGTCAGCTCAGACCCAGTTCTTATCACCGAAGCCTGGCTTAACGGTTCAAACTTACCGCGAACGGTTCGTCTCGGCGATGCTGTGTTCGCTGGGTGCCGTGTCGAGCACGGGACACTGGTTCTTGCAGTCGAATCCTGTGATCTCTCTACACGGTTGGGTGCGATGTTGGAATCTGTCGTATCTGGGGAACTCAAACCCCAGGAATCGCGCATCGACCGTGCAACCAAGTACTTCACTACAGCCATCATTGTCTTTGCGGCTGCCGTATGTACAGCACAAGGCTACTCTTTACCCGAAGGCAACTTGACGGAGATGCTTGGACGGGCATCAGGCATCATGTTGGCTGCATGCCCTTgtgccttgagcttgagtGTTCCCACTTGCAAGTTGCTAGCGACAG TGAGAGCGTCAAAGGCTGGCATCCGGCTAGTTACCTCGTACAGTCGATTCAAGGATGTGGCAAGCGTCCGAACACTCCTCTTCGACAAAACAGGAACACTCACACACGGCGACCTACGCGTCCGATACGTTTCCCTTGCACCATATCCGTCACTTCAGAGCGCTCTCATCTGGAGAGCTATCTGGGAGCTGGAAAAGGATGTTCAGCATCCAGTCGCGCATGCTATAGTCCGCGAGAGCCTTCGGCAGATGGACAGCCTAGGTGCCCCGCCGCCCACAGAAACAACTCCATTCGCGCTCGTGTCTGAAGTGTTGCATGAGCTCGGTCGTGGGGTCCAAGGCAATGTGACTTCTTCAATCTCGTCGAGTAAATGGCACCTAGCTATCGGGAGCCGCAAGTTCATCGAAACATTGGGCGTCCAAGTTGACTTTGCCAGTATCCCTGCGGACTTGAGGTGCGCCGTTACCACCCCAGTTGTTGTGGCCATCAACGGAACGCAAGTCGGCGTACTTGTCTTTGAAGATGTGGTTCGGTCTGAGGCCATACCCGTCATaaaggagctgaagaagatgggcaTCAATATTGGCATGATCACGGGCGACAATGCTGCCTCCGCAACTGCCGTGTCGCGCCAAGTGGGCATAGACGCCGACATGGTTTTCGCCAACTCGCTACCACAGGACAAAGCAAAGGTGGTTGCCCGATTTCGTCGTCACGGGCCAGTCTTAGTCGTTGGAGACAACCTCAATGACCTTCCGTGTTTCGTGTCAGCGTCTTTCAGTGTCTGCGTTTCTGACCGAGAGATGGCATTTGGAGATTTCGATGCCGCAGATGCGACTCTAACTCCATTCACAACCGGAAACCGTAAGTCGGGTCCGGAGTTTTTGAGACACATTCCCTTTCTCATCTACCTATCACGGCGAACTGCTAGAGTTGTCTCGCAGAACATGTGGTGGGCAGCAGCTTACAACGGACTCTCACTCCTTTGGGCTTCAGGTATTATTAGTTCTACAAAGCCTTTGTCTTC TGTTTGGTTCAGCCTGGGCATGGGCTTTAGTAGTGCCGTTGTTCTCTTGAATAGTTCGAGGATTGGAAGGGAAAGCAATGCTTTGGCATTCTCTGAGTAG
- a CDS encoding Aldehyde dehydrogenase: protein MTTSSTTRPYASLQECKNTHAQLTETFSTGKTKSLRWRKWQLKQFWWMLEDNQRAITDALAADLRRHEMESLTSDLLGLKTDILEHLDHLEEWAADEPVKSAGFIMGRLGKARVRKEPLGVVLVIGAWNFPFLLTLQPVIAAIAAGCCVLIKPSELSVASQDLMADLVSQYLDPEAIRLVIGGPQETTGLLELKFNHIFFTGSSKVARYISAAAAKHLTPTVLELGGQGPAVVTSKADVDLAAKCIAWAKFLNAGQICLSVNHVFVDPDIHDVFVQRLVYWTNKFSTSGHMCKIVNRRNFDRLAKLLDDSKGNVHQVKMDQESSMISPAVVTGVDMKDSLLSEELFGPICPVIRRTYKDAVRDIKSLPHPLAIYMFSNEPSEVEYVLDNTNSGGITINDVLMHYAVPGAPFGGVGESGMGYYHGKYGFMAFTHQRTIVEIPSWLHKLTGARYPPYDVGNKGKVTVKNHLGFRRGESMEDQIVGRSNRWAKAGILALVVAVALYRWNSVETALSWISRGLSQ, encoded by the exons ATGACCACGTCCTCCACAACAAGACCCTACGCCTCTCTCCAAGAGTGCAAAAACACTCACGCACAATTGACGGAGACGTTTTCGACCGGAAAGACAAAGTCGCTGCGATGGAGGAAGTGGCAGCTCAAGCAGTTTTGGTGGATGTTGGAAGACAATCAACGAGCCATTACAGATGCCCTTGCTGCCGATCTCAGGAGACATGAAATGGAAAGTCTAACATCCGACCTCCTTGGACTTAAAACCGATATCCTGGAGCACCTGGATCATCTCGAAGAGTGGGCGGCCGACGAGCCTGTCAAGTCGGCAGGCTTCATCATGGGAAGGCTTGGTAAAGCGCGTGTCCGCAAGGAACCTCTTGGCGTCGTCTTGGTCATTGGAGCCTGGAATTTTCCCTTTCTCCTGACACTGCAGCCCGTGATCGCTGCTATTGCGGCTGGTTGCTGTGTATTGATCAAGCCCTCGGAGCTGTCCGTCGCGTCCCAGGACCTCATGGCTGATTTGGTCAGCCAATACCTTGATCCCGAGGCTATTCGTCTGGTCATTGGGGGACCCCAAGAAACGACaggccttcttgaactcaAGTTCAATCACATTTTCTTCACCGGCTCTAGTAAAGTGGCTAGGTATATTTCAGCGGCTGCTGCGAAGCACCTCACGCCAACTGTACTAGAGCTaggaggccaaggtcctGCTGTCGTGACGAGCAAGGCTGATGTCGACCTTGCCGCCAAGTGCATTGCCTGggccaagttcctcaacGCTGGACAGATCTGCCTTTCCGTGAACCACGTCTTTGTGGACCCCGATATTCATGACGTCTTTGTACAAAGGCTGGTCTACTGGACTAACAAATTCTCAACTTCTGGGCACATGTGCAAGATTGTCAACAGGCGCAACTTTGACCGCCTGGCCAAGCTTCTAGACGACTCAAAGGGCAACGTGCACCAGGTAAAAATGGACCAGGAAAGCAGTATGATTAGCCCGGCAGTCGTGACTGGCGTTGATATGAAAG ATTCATTGCTCAGTGAGGAGCTATTCGGTCCTATCTGCCCGGTCATCAGAAGGACGTACAAGGATGCAGTTAGAGACATTAAAAG TCTACCCCACCCTTTGGCCATCTACATGTTCAGTAATGAGCCCTCTGAAGTCGAATATG TCCTTGACAATACAAACTCGGgtggcatcaccatcaatgATGTACTGATGCACTACGCTGTGCCCGGGGCGCCATTTGGTGGCGTTGGAGAGTCGGGGATGGGATACTACCACGGAAAATACGGCTTCATGGCTTTTACGCATCAGAGAACGATTGTTGAAATTCCATCCTGGCTGCATAAGCTGACTGGGGCCCGGTATCCCCCCTATGACGTTGGCAACAAAGGCAAGGTTACGGTCAAGAATCATCTAGGTTTTCGTCGAGGCGAGTCCATGGAAGATCAAATTGTTGGTAGGTCGAACCGGTGGGCCAAGGCAGGTATTCTTGCGCTTGTCGTGGCAGTGGCCCTGTATCGTTGGAACTCTGTGGAGACAGCTTTGTCGTGGATATCTCGTGGGTTGAGTCAATGA
- a CDS encoding Ldi domain-containing protein → MSIKSTSNPGKNPRVVGPTGSYVRELIPPNVGTGPHRKNVQAVTLTVWITTACLGTVLYYQSWLSIGSSYRAAALGLVFPGAGYLASANPLGYILLVLTLAAIPPALFAWFGAGAIIFPILVWGLSILGAYAVTPDTVWESAGLYAFGGLVAMFAYANRSASAERIRGLKTREARNVIIPRQLARMDEAAARESKPEEDEELDLEALRKLQFLFDQAFQDLDDWSGFTVIDQFQTSALRYQIYQMMYILGLYQAVYAPNVHGYVSEAFRRIIERSLTKKVLEFWKWERLAGKFSLDWDPVQHDNIMVTGFLLHGVMLYTANTGDYRYTQPGSLNFHITDNRCYKYSVHDLQESLVRQWSSSPYFLIPCEPNWIYVMCNLQGMTGAVLYDRVFGTKATQMLLPSFEESLNTNFTETSGSVLTIRSELTGFAIPGIAGVAGDLAVVMMGSGPLRNLSRRLWAVVREENVVFDEDTKELSMTGLVGADNIDTGNYMSSANAVFSQVAIGAAEYGEEALKSAAIEKLEKEWGLLTTSSGAKSFDLTKCSTLMNYAALTAVLLRPRAYNRMVQKGPSETALNGPILSEVPYPGVLVAKARSHTSKDLELVLYPSADDGVFKLGISRLEPGGQYECQGKTVTADEEGNLSFSATVSGRTRLHIRSV, encoded by the exons ATGAGCATCAAGTCGACCTCAAACCCTGGCAAAAACCCCAGGGTCGTAGGGCCAACAG GCTCTTACGTCCGGGAGTTGATTCCCCCTAATGTCGGCACAGGGCCTCATCGCAAGAATGTCCAGGCTGTGACACTCACTGTTTGGATTACAACAGCCTGTCTTGGCACAGTTCTCTATTACCAATCATGGCTTAGCATTGGGTCAAGTTATAGAGCCGCAGCCCTTGGGCTTGTCTTCCCTGGCGCAGGATATCTCGCCAGCGCCAATCCGTTAGGCTACATACTTCTTGTTCTTACTTTAGCCGCTATTCCTCCGGCCCTGTTCGCA TGGTTCGGAGCTGGCGCCATTATCTTTCCCATCCTCGTTTGGGGGCTCTCCATCTTAGGCGCATACGCCGTTACGCCCGATACCGTTTGGGAGTCAGCAGGCCTCTATGCCTTTGGCGGTCTTGTAGCAATGTTTGCGTATGCAAATCGGTCTGCAAGTGCCGAACGGATAAGAGGCCTGAAGACACGCGAAGCTAGAAATGTCATCATCCCACGGCAGCTCGCTCGGATGgacgaggctgctgccagAGAGTCAAAgccagaagaggatgaagaacTTGATTTAGAAGCTCTTCGAAAGCTTCAATTCCTTTTCGATCAGGCTTTTCAGGATCTCGACGACTGGTCTGGCTTCACCGTTATCGACCAGTTCCAGACGTCAGCTCTACGATACCAGATATACCAGATGATGTACATCCTTGGGCTTTACCAGGCAGTATATGCCCCCAATGTGCATGGATACGTTTCAGAGGCCTTTCGGAGAATCATTGAAAGGTCTCTAACCAAAAAGGTCCTCGAGTTCTGGAAGTGGGAACGACTAGCTGGAAAGTTCTCACTAGATTGGGACCCGGTTCAGCACGACAACATCATGGTCACAGGCTTTCTCCTTCATGGTGTCATGCTTTACACGGCCAACACTGGAGATTACAGATACACCCAGCCTGGGAGCCTCAACTTTCACATCACCGACAACCGATGCTACAAGTATAGCGTTCATGATCTGCAAGAGTCTCTAGTTAGACAGTGGTCGTCGAGCCCCTACTTCCTCATCCCCTGCGAGCCAAACTGGATCTACGTCATGTGCAATCTTCAGGGAATGACAGGTGCAGTTCTTTACGACCGTGTTTTTGGGACCAAGGCGACGCAGATGCTTCTCCCCTCGTTCGAGGAGtcactcaacaccaacttcaCCGAGACTAGTGGTAGTGTCTTGACTATCCGCTCCGAGCTCACAGGTTTCGCAATCCCCGGCattgctggtgttgctggaGACCTAGCTGTCGTCATGATGGGCTCTGGGCCTCTGCGCAATCTCTCGCGTCGACTCTGGGCCGTCGTCCGAGAGGAAAATGTGGTTTTCGATGAGGATACTAAAGAACTTTCCATGACAGGCTTGGTCGGTGCCGACAATATTGACACTGGAAACTACATGTCAAGCGCCAACGCCGTGTTCTCGCAAGTAGCTATTGGCGCAGCGGAGTATGGCGAGGAGGCGCTCAAATCGGCTGCgattgagaagctcgagaaggaatGGGGTCTCTTGACTACTTCATCGGGAGCTAAGTCGTTTGATCTCACCAAATGTTCAACTCTCATGAACTACGCGGCCTTGACAGCGGTTCTGCTTCGCCCCAGAGCTTACAACCGCATGGTCCAAAAG GGACCATCGGAGACAGCTTTGAACGGCCCAATTCTGTCTGAAGTTCCTTACCCAGGTGTTTTGGTCGCTAAGGCACGGTCGCATACATCCAAGGACTTGGAGCTCGTCCTTTATCCCTCGGCAGATGACGGAGTCTTCAAGCTGGGCATTTCTCGTTTGGAGCCTGGCGGACAATACGAATGTCAGGGGAAGACGGTCActgctgatgaagagggtaACCTGTCGTTCTCTGCCACAGTTAGTGGTCGAACAAGGTTACACATCCGCTCTGTGTAA
- a CDS encoding HET domain-containing protein has product MASAQDITEGEQLLETLWREPGRADLRCLLCQEPFTDDALIRTFRVEPPGNHSPSYSIVVPTHKGDILFFDRHMSCVAEHQVRFSAVSHVWDSSISHVQQQRQTVPQTPVAARNVLDISTKIYSGIEEAKDTAGELWLDYLSVPQWSDTLKNSIIRIMHKLFTTAETTIIYFGDIDSDVVKQLYRKERSPERLDAVISVCNSQYFKRVWTAMEFIRSGRVRMMTSDCTYLGDLDDPAFFNRLYDVWNVELRHYAQVQHLEAKVKMGKKGKNGKNQVPWSLGALREAKALKRVNFAMGSTLLSKRGCRDQMDYLHALRGIVPVSSATPMTSDFKTEYYQVAWECLKAGDLSPLFMTPFMEMGDPRGPGHWSEFAFSDVFTWSLGEERHAPVLDGETRFNDMGQLLSMNLQEIGVVSVVRQPRELTKHDLLLSFSYAAKTALEFDGADVKDFVGAMQRTHGAVPSIVMKNLEARKEVQRLQKALTRNFNKPTLPRWPIQGEDDVKWLADALSLSQVRSGGTQSILAENSSGSGTTHCAPHDYTVGITCMGCHRIFAHKVASFVLPTELQFARAYRVPQLHYRFSHKNGLALLVRKDSVVGRMMWATPACACTRTETVTLRMPKFFLPNSFYNK; this is encoded by the coding sequence atggcttcagcACAAGACATCACTGAGGGCGAGCAGCTACTGGAGACTCTATGGCGAGAGCCTGGTAGAGCAGATTTACGATGTCTGCTGTGCCAAGAGCCATTCACCGACGATGCTCTCATTCGTACGTTCCGCGTGGAGCCCCCAGGCAATCACAGCCCCAGTTATAGCATTGTCGTGCCCACTCACAAGGGCGATATCCTCTTCTTCGATCGACATATGAGTTGCGTGGCAGAGCACCAAGTCAGGTTCTCGGCGGTATCTCATGTCTGGGACTCCAGCATCTCCCACGTGCAGCAACAACGACAGACGGTACCGCAGACCCCAGTGGCTGCACGTAACGTCTTAGACATCTCGACCAAGATTTACTCAGGCATTGAAGAGGCCAAGGATACGGCTGGCGAACTATGGCTTGACTACTTGAGCGTCCCTCAATGGTCTGACACCCTCAAGAACAGCATTATTCGCATCATGCATAAGCTATTCACCACGGCCGAGACGACGATCATCTACTTTGGCGATATCGACTCAGACGTGGTCAAACAGCTGTACAGAAAGGAAAGATCGCCAGAACgccttgatgccgtcatcTCTGTGTGCAACTCGCAGTACTTCAAACGTGTCTGGACTGCTATGGAGTTCATCAGAAGCGGGCGTGTCAGAATGATGACAAGCGATTGCACATATCTCGGCGATTTGGACGACCCTGCGTTCTTCAATCGACTGTATGACGTCTGGAACGTGGAGCTTAGGCATTATGCTCAGGTCCAACACTTGGAGGCGAAAGTGAAAATGGGCAAAAAGGGCAAGAATGGCAAAAACCAGGTTCCATGGAGTCTTGGAGCACTGAGAGAGGCAAAGGCCTTGAAGAGGGTCAACTTTGCTATGGGTTCTACACTCCTCAGCAAGAGGGGATGCCGAGACCAGATGGACTACTTGCATGCCTTGAGAGGTATAGTCCCTGTGAGCTCAGCCACTCCGATGACCTCTGACTTCAAGACGGAATACTACCAGGTCGCCTGGGAGTGCTTAAAAGCCGGAGACTTGTCTCCGTTGTTCATGACACCCTTTATGGAGATGGGCGATCCCAGAGGCCCTGGTCATTGGTCCGAGTTCGCATTTTCCGACGTCTTCACTTGGTCATTaggagaggagaggcatGCCCCGGTCCTTGATGGAGAAACTCGGTTCAATGACATGGGTCAACTTCTCTCTATGAATCTCCAAGAGATAGGCGTTGTGTCAGTAGTTCGGCAGCCCAGAGAACTGACCAAGCACGATCTCTTGCTTAGCTTCTCATATGCAGCCAAGACGGCTCTGGAATTCGATGGAGCAGACGTCAAAGACTTTGTTGGCGCCATGCAAAGGACGCATGGGGCGGTACCATCGATCGTCATGAAAAACCTAGAGGCTAGAAAAGAAGTACAGCGTCTCCAAAAAGCTCTGACGAGGAACTTCAACAAACCAACCCTGCCACGCTGGCCAATACAGGGCGAAGACGATGTAAAATGGCTCGCAGACGCCTTATCACTCTCGCAGGTTCGGTCCGGAGGTACACAGAGCATCCTAGCCGAGAACTCTAGTGGTTCTGGCACAACCCACTGCGCGCCGCACGACTACACGGTGGGCATCACCTGCATGGGGTGCCACAGGATCTTTGCGCACAAGGTCGCCAGTTTCGTCCTGCCGACAGAGCTACAATTTGCAAGGGCTTATCGTGTTCCCCAACTACATTACCGCTTCTCGCACAAGAATGGACTTGCTTTGCTTGTTCGGAAGGATAGTGTTGTTGGGCGCATGATGTGGGCTACGCCAGCTTGTGCGTGTACAAGGACAGAGACAGTGACATTGAGGATGCCCAAGTTCTTTTTGCCAAATTCATTTTACAACAAATGA
- a CDS encoding Aa-trans domain-containing protein, producing the protein MMSEKNEIAEHSQGDHSDTTDHEGLDHKPAYLDEAEVDVFGGEGGANFRTMGRFDTVFALLTNQFGLGALALPSVFKTLGLIPGLITLVGGAAITYFSGVEIFWYYLAHPKVTNIAEMMKIVGGRPAEIFTGIGLLLQLIMTAASAVVTISIALNAISEHAVCTVGYIAIACILCFILCIPRTAKFLAQSGLPCILSILAASLSTMIGLGISNPPGALEGWKPEIELFGTPTLREVFNCVLKILFALAGNYAFVTYMAEMKNPEKDFIYSLRWLMGASVIFYAFIAIAVYCLAAEFTASPALSSAPIIAAKVAYGLVLPAILTDGLACGHIGTKYVYITIMRKIKALKEVTANTPKSWGIWIGSNAAFWIIVFILSNTIPVFDSIVARFPLAAPL; encoded by the exons ATGATGTCGGAGAAGAACGAGATAGCGGAACACAGCCAAGGAGATCACAGCGACACTACCGACCATGAAGGCTTAGACCACAAGCCCGCCTACCTCGATGAAGCAGAAGTAGACGTCTTTGGGGGTGAGGGTGGAGCGAACTTCCGTACTATGGGCCGCTTCGATACCGTCTTTGCCCTCCTCACCAACCAGTTTGGCCTCGGAGCACTTGCTCTCCCTTCAGTTTTCAAGACTCTTGGTCTTATTCCCGGTCTTATCACTCTCGTCGGCGGAGCCGCCATCACTTACTTTAGTGGTGTTGAGATTTTCTGGTACTACTTGGCCCATCCCAAAGTCACCAATATCGCTGAAATGATGAAGATCGTGGGAGGCCGCCCAGCAGAGATCTTTACTGGTATTGGCCTATTATTACAACTTATTATGACGGCTGCCTCTGCAGTTGTTACTATCTCTATTGCTTTGAATGCCATTAGCGAGCATGCTGTCTGTACTGTTGGCTATATCGCTATTGCCTGCATTCTTTGCTTTATCCTCTGCATTCCCCGGACTGCTAAATTCTTAGCTCAGTCTGGCCTCCCTTGTATCCTTAGTATCCTTGCCGCGTCACTTTCTACTATGATCGGCCTCGGTATAAGCAACCCTCCAGGAGCCCTAGAAGGCTGGAAACCCGAGATTGAGCTTTTTGGAACTCCTACCCTCCGCGAGGTCTTCAACTGCGTTCTTAAGATCCTCTTTGCCTTAGCTGGTAACTACGCCTTTGTTACTTATATGGCTGAGATGAAGAACCCTGAGAAGGACTTTATTTACTCTCTTAGATGGTTGATGGGTGCATCTGTTATTTTCTATGCATTCATCGCTATCGCTGTCTACTGCCTCGCTGCCGAGTTTACCGCCTCCCCTGCTCTTAGCTCCGCCCCTATTATTGCTGCTAAGGTAGCCTACGGACTCGTCCTCCCCGCTATATTAACTGACGGTCTTGCTTGCGGCCATATCGGTACCAAGTATGTCTATATTACTATTATgcgcaagatcaaggctcttAAGGAAGTTACTGCAAATACCCCTAAGTCATGGGGTATCTGGATAGGTAGTAATGCTGCCTTCTGGATTATTGTCTTTATTCTCTCTAACACCATTCCTGTTTTCGACTCTATTGTTGCC CGCTTTCCTCTGGCTGCACCTCTATAA